A stretch of the Coleofasciculus sp. FACHB-1120 genome encodes the following:
- a CDS encoding DUF433 domain-containing protein, with protein sequence MARYSLNLPTQLKQDAEKYAASQGVSLNQFILWAVAEKVGALSQQLDDPAFPEITYRRGASGQPMPFLRGTGLRVQTVVVAAKLWGLFPKEIAAEYGLSEAQVKQALAYFGAHAAEIEMAIASEETLEAANV encoded by the coding sequence ATGGCACGTTACTCCTTGAACTTACCGACTCAGTTAAAGCAAGATGCCGAAAAATATGCAGCTTCCCAAGGTGTTTCGCTAAATCAATTCATTTTGTGGGCTGTGGCAGAGAAGGTAGGGGCGCTAAGCCAGCAACTCGACGATCCGGCATTTCCTGAAATTACATACCGTCGCGGCGCTAGCGGTCAGCCAATGCCTTTTCTGCGCGGGACTGGCTTGCGCGTGCAGACAGTGGTAGTTGCTGCGAAACTTTGGGGTTTATTCCCGAAGGAGATTGCTGCTGAGTATGGGTTGAGTGAGGCTCAGGTGAAGCAGGCTCTAGCTTACTTTGGAGCGCACGCGGCGGAAATAGAGATGGCGATCGCATCTGAAGAAACTCTTGAAGCGGCAAATGTCTAA
- the ebsA gene encoding type IV pilus biogenesis protein EbsA — protein MSIDQLQPANQGDVSVYMPYYQGTKRNMLPLAISLYQKGSLEGNRKIEGGESIPFVATWYVSRLPLDLTRCRLQFDGNAELSYEVMMANSELVDFLIDVILNFKRTRTIDFSQAFYRKLLRADG, from the coding sequence ATGTCAATTGACCAACTTCAGCCTGCAAACCAAGGGGACGTCAGCGTCTATATGCCCTACTACCAGGGTACTAAGCGCAATATGTTGCCTTTGGCAATAAGCCTTTATCAAAAAGGGTCTTTAGAAGGGAATCGCAAAATAGAAGGCGGCGAGAGCATTCCTTTTGTTGCCACTTGGTATGTGTCTAGGCTCCCATTGGATTTGACCCGGTGTCGGTTGCAGTTTGATGGAAATGCGGAACTGAGTTACGAAGTGATGATGGCAAATTCAGAGTTAGTCGATTTTTTAATTGATGTAATTCTGAATTTCAAGCGCACTCGCACAATCGACTTTTCCCAAGCGTTCTATCGTAAGCTGCTACGAGCAGATGGTTGA
- a CDS encoding nucleoside deaminase — translation MDDFMTDAIAQAKQGLREGGIPIGSVLVKDGQIVGRGHNKRVQDNDPVTHAEIDCLRNAGRIGSYKDTTLYSTLMPCYLCAGAVVQFGIKKVIAGESATFSGAKEFMESHGVEVIDLNLDDCKQLMSDFIQKNSQLWNEDIGK, via the coding sequence ATGGACGACTTTATGACAGATGCGATCGCCCAAGCTAAACAAGGACTCAGGGAGGGGGGAATTCCCATTGGTTCAGTTCTAGTTAAAGATGGGCAAATTGTCGGTAGAGGACATAATAAGCGCGTCCAAGACAACGACCCTGTTACCCACGCAGAAATCGATTGCTTACGCAATGCTGGCAGAATAGGCAGTTACAAAGATACAACGCTTTACTCTACCTTGATGCCTTGTTACCTCTGTGCGGGTGCTGTTGTCCAATTTGGGATTAAAAAAGTCATCGCCGGTGAATCTGCAACTTTCTCCGGTGCCAAGGAATTCATGGAATCTCACGGCGTTGAAGTGATTGATTTAAACCTGGATGATTGTAAGCAGTTGATGAGCGATTTCATCCAGAAAAATTCCCAGTTATGGAATGAGGATATTGGCAAGTAA
- a CDS encoding COP23 domain-containing protein: protein MKLKQSVYIFFASAVTAVSTATFSIPAIADTPSVRFECQMIQNAPTTVIITSQLQKQFIRWVDPYFSKKGFSPLVRCEQVSARLNTLFSQNDQVITHGKMNDLPVICTTNSVGKGCNNLIYTLKPSQDPKIVLEDIFAMTDRNFSGRPLKESSCATYIDIKAWVQTQGRGAYARQVCSTP from the coding sequence ATGAAACTTAAACAGAGTGTATATATTTTTTTTGCATCTGCTGTGACAGCAGTATCTACAGCTACGTTCAGTATTCCTGCTATCGCTGACACACCAAGCGTGAGATTTGAGTGTCAAATGATACAAAACGCACCAACCACAGTAATCATAACCTCTCAATTGCAGAAGCAGTTTATCCGCTGGGTCGATCCTTACTTCAGCAAAAAGGGCTTTTCTCCGTTAGTAAGATGTGAGCAAGTGAGTGCAAGACTGAATACCTTGTTCAGCCAAAACGATCAAGTTATCACTCATGGGAAGATGAATGATCTGCCGGTAATCTGCACGACAAATAGCGTCGGCAAGGGCTGCAACAACCTAATTTACACGCTTAAGCCTTCCCAAGATCCCAAGATTGTTCTAGAAGATATATTCGCAATGACCGACCGGAACTTCTCAGGTCGACCTTTAAAGGAAAGTTCCTGCGCTACATACATTGATATCAAAGCTTGGGTTCAAACCCAGGGTCGCGGTGCATACGCCAGACAGGTTTGCAGCACTCCATAG
- the rbsK gene encoding ribokinase: MTKVIVFGSINMDLVARSPRLPVAGETLRGHNFFTAAGGKGANQAVAVARLGIPTQLVGRLGADNFGRELLANLQASGVETGAVLVDEAAHSGVAAIALGDAGENHIIIVPGANGRVNEEDVGRLSDLLDGAAALLLQFEIPMPAVVAAAKAAQQAGVQVILDPAPAIELGDFASLLYPFVDIITPNEIEAAQLVGFAVDGQETAAKAAAALRQQGADTAIVKLGDRGVFCATEAETFFVPAFPVQAVDTVAAGDAFNGGLAAALAFGRSLREAVVWGAAAGAISATIAGAQPSLPDRETFDTFLRERGIL, translated from the coding sequence ATGACCAAAGTTATTGTCTTCGGCAGCATCAACATGGATCTCGTGGCGCGATCACCTCGATTGCCAGTTGCGGGTGAAACGCTGCGGGGTCATAACTTTTTTACGGCGGCGGGCGGGAAAGGGGCGAATCAAGCGGTAGCAGTGGCGCGCCTGGGGATTCCGACTCAGCTGGTGGGGCGTCTGGGTGCCGACAATTTTGGACGCGAACTCCTCGCCAATCTTCAAGCGTCTGGTGTCGAGACTGGGGCTGTCTTGGTGGATGAAGCGGCTCATTCTGGCGTTGCCGCGATCGCGCTGGGCGACGCTGGCGAAAATCACATTATCATCGTTCCCGGTGCCAATGGGCGAGTGAACGAGGAGGATGTGGGACGCCTGAGTGATTTGTTGGACGGTGCGGCTGCATTGCTACTTCAATTCGAGATTCCGATGCCAGCCGTAGTTGCAGCTGCTAAGGCAGCGCAACAAGCCGGGGTTCAGGTCATTCTCGATCCCGCACCGGCTATAGAGCTGGGGGATTTTGCCTCTCTCCTCTATCCGTTCGTAGATATCATTACCCCCAACGAAATTGAGGCGGCGCAGTTGGTAGGCTTTGCTGTGGATGGGCAAGAAACCGCTGCCAAGGCAGCCGCCGCATTACGTCAACAGGGCGCGGATACTGCAATTGTGAAACTAGGCGATCGCGGTGTCTTCTGTGCCACAGAGGCGGAAACGTTCTTCGTCCCCGCTTTTCCCGTTCAGGCAGTTGACACCGTTGCGGCTGGGGATGCGTTTAATGGGGGATTGGCAGCAGCTTTGGCTTTTGGGCGTTCTCTGCGGGAGGCAGTTGTTTGGGGTGCTGCCGCTGGTGCGATTTCGGCAACTATTGCCGGTGCCCAGCCTTCTCTGCCGGATAGAGAGACGTTCGACACATTTCTCAGAGAACGAGGGATTCTATAG
- a CDS encoding CopG family transcriptional regulator — protein MQKVTISLEDDILRFVDLQAKGNRSAYINDLLAEHRRRILEAQMITALQQDAKDPEYQAEIAAWDSVAGDGMNASE, from the coding sequence ATGCAGAAAGTCACAATCTCTTTAGAAGATGACATCCTGCGATTTGTAGATTTGCAGGCAAAAGGCAACCGCAGCGCCTATATTAATGATCTGCTAGCAGAACACCGCCGCCGTATTTTGGAGGCACAAATGATTACCGCCCTCCAACAGGATGCTAAAGATCCAGAGTACCAAGCTGAAATTGCAGCTTGGGATAGTGTCGCTGGGGATGGCATGAATGCCAGCGAGTAA
- a CDS encoding S9 family peptidase: MQSTIERSATQLPPLIPREILFGNPERTSPRLSPDGKYLAYIAPDEKNVLQVWLRTVGQEDDRQLTADKKRGIRIFFWTYNADQLMYMQDSDGDENFHLYSVNIHSNIVRDLTPFQGVKAQPVDLDPKFPDQVLVGMNLKDLQKFDVYRINLANGAVDLYAENPGNVVSWTVDAQFQVRAATAATPDGGSDLLFRETTQGDWETLRHWGPDDEGGAVSFSEDGKTLYISGSHDANASRLIAFDVTTREETVIAEDPQYDLGGIVIHPITRVIQAVSFYKEKQEWQVLDQSIAADFEAIAQIRPGEFGISSRDLADKNWLVAFLTDDGPVYYYAYNRDSKTSTLLFSNKPTLEGLSLASMQPISYQAQDGLTIHGYLTTPVGITAQNLPTVLLVHGGPWARDTWGYDPQAQWLANRGYAVLQVNFRGSTGYGKAFVNAGNREWAAKMHDDLIDAVNWLVQQGISDPQKIAIMGGSYGGYATLVGLTFTPDVFACGVDIVGPSNLITLMQSIPPYWEPLKANFYYRVGNLETEEEFLKSRSPLFFVDRITKPLLIAQGANDPRVKQAESEQIVEAMQKANKPVEYALYTDEGHGFARPENRLHFYAIAEEFLSKYLGGRCEPLGDIPGHSGVLTS; the protein is encoded by the coding sequence ATGCAATCAACTATTGAGCGATCGGCAACCCAACTACCGCCGCTGATTCCCCGCGAGATTCTTTTCGGCAACCCAGAACGCACCAGTCCGCGACTTTCACCGGATGGTAAGTATCTGGCGTACATCGCCCCCGACGAAAAGAATGTCTTGCAGGTGTGGTTGCGGACAGTCGGACAGGAAGACGACCGCCAACTCACCGCAGATAAGAAGCGCGGTATCCGGATTTTCTTCTGGACTTATAACGCCGACCAGCTGATGTATATGCAAGACTCAGATGGCGACGAAAACTTTCACCTCTATTCGGTCAATATTCACTCCAATATTGTCCGCGACTTAACGCCATTCCAAGGGGTGAAAGCACAGCCAGTGGATCTTGACCCCAAGTTTCCCGATCAAGTCCTGGTGGGGATGAACTTGAAGGACTTGCAAAAGTTTGACGTTTACCGCATTAACCTGGCAAACGGTGCGGTTGACTTATACGCTGAAAACCCAGGCAATGTAGTTAGCTGGACAGTAGACGCCCAATTCCAGGTACGTGCCGCCACCGCTGCAACTCCTGATGGGGGTTCTGACCTGTTATTCCGGGAAACAACCCAAGGCGATTGGGAAACGCTGCGTCACTGGGGTCCAGATGATGAAGGCGGTGCCGTCAGCTTCTCGGAAGATGGCAAAACCCTTTATATCAGCGGCAGTCACGATGCCAACGCCAGTCGCCTGATTGCTTTCGATGTCACTACTCGCGAAGAAACAGTCATTGCCGAAGATCCGCAATACGATCTAGGCGGTATCGTCATTCACCCGATTACACGAGTGATCCAGGCGGTTTCTTTCTACAAAGAGAAACAAGAATGGCAGGTACTTGACCAAAGTATCGCCGCAGATTTTGAAGCGATCGCCCAAATTCGTCCCGGAGAGTTCGGCATTTCCTCCCGTGACCTTGCCGACAAAAATTGGCTAGTCGCTTTCCTCACCGATGATGGCCCAGTCTACTACTACGCCTATAATCGAGATTCCAAAACCAGCACCCTCCTGTTCAGCAACAAACCCACACTCGAAGGGTTGTCGCTGGCATCCATGCAACCGATTTCTTACCAAGCCCAAGACGGCTTGACGATTCACGGCTACCTAACAACACCTGTAGGAATAACCGCCCAAAATTTACCAACCGTGTTGCTGGTTCATGGCGGCCCTTGGGCGCGAGATACTTGGGGTTACGACCCGCAAGCGCAGTGGTTAGCGAACCGGGGTTACGCGGTGCTGCAAGTAAATTTCCGGGGTTCCACCGGCTACGGTAAAGCCTTTGTCAACGCTGGCAACCGGGAATGGGCGGCGAAGATGCACGACGATCTCATTGATGCCGTCAACTGGCTGGTGCAACAAGGCATCTCCGACCCGCAAAAGATTGCTATCATGGGCGGTTCCTACGGCGGTTACGCAACCCTAGTGGGATTAACTTTTACGCCGGATGTCTTTGCTTGTGGTGTAGATATCGTGGGTCCCAGTAACCTGATTACGCTGATGCAAAGTATCCCGCCCTACTGGGAACCGCTGAAGGCGAATTTCTACTATCGGGTTGGCAACTTGGAGACGGAAGAAGAATTTCTCAAGTCGCGATCGCCCTTATTTTTCGTTGACCGGATTACTAAACCACTGCTAATCGCCCAAGGTGCTAACGATCCACGGGTGAAACAGGCGGAAAGCGAACAAATCGTCGAGGCGATGCAAAAGGCAAATAAGCCTGTAGAGTACGCCCTTTACACCGACGAAGGACACGGTTTCGCCCGTCCCGAAAACCGATTGCACTTTTACGCGATCGCAGAAGAGTTTCTCTCTAAATACTTAGGTGGACGCTGCGAACCGCTAGGAGACATCCCCGGACATTCCGGCGTACTCACCTCATAG
- a CDS encoding serine protease — translation MQALTLAGPVGKSPPTAQPIQLGTLTQLTEDEIRDRTRMITVRVFSGDPQNGVEISGSGILLDRQDPTSDQPSYLYLVLSNAHVKSSANEYYVQTPDGWLHKALPHPEAKQKFGDNDLGLLWFSSGYHYEKAVIGKSSDLKTEDKVFVVGFPCELTSPSMACPAEFTFTSGAVYLINKPLVNGYQLGYTNETKEGMSGGAVMDVAGRLVGINGRGKYPPGNRQYTFADGSGSPPEVQNLMRYLALGIPIETYLTLAPKQLFAKIKSPTIETTYTLRHQEQNNNLTLIISGMTGILILTILLGYLLWSKYKSRIRNEKTYQYLGQIFIDQSNQKVEFIVNENNKTILISNKPQDNKYNRFIERDIGGIKILIDSSEIFWGNNRLKPKATSFNKSFKLKLVDRQNPKHWILYKKKESQEDLVMIKFDNY, via the coding sequence ATGCAGGCTCTTACTTTGGCTGGTCCTGTCGGAAAATCTCCACCAACTGCTCAGCCCATTCAGCTAGGTACACTAACCCAACTAACAGAAGATGAAATACGGGATAGAACCCGAATGATTACAGTTAGAGTCTTTTCAGGAGATCCTCAGAATGGGGTGGAAATTAGTGGTTCAGGAATTTTGCTCGACCGACAAGATCCAACATCCGACCAACCATCATACCTATACTTAGTGCTGAGCAATGCCCATGTAAAGTCATCCGCCAATGAGTATTATGTCCAAACTCCTGACGGTTGGCTTCACAAAGCATTGCCACATCCAGAAGCAAAACAAAAGTTTGGGGACAACGATCTTGGATTATTATGGTTCTCCAGTGGTTATCATTATGAAAAAGCTGTAATAGGTAAATCATCAGACTTAAAAACTGAAGATAAGGTCTTTGTCGTTGGGTTCCCTTGTGAATTAACATCGCCTAGTATGGCGTGTCCAGCAGAGTTCACATTTACATCTGGTGCAGTATATTTAATCAACAAGCCTTTAGTTAACGGTTATCAGCTCGGCTACACTAATGAAACCAAGGAAGGAATGAGTGGCGGTGCTGTTATGGACGTTGCTGGACGGCTAGTGGGTATCAATGGCAGAGGAAAATATCCACCAGGAAACCGCCAATACACCTTTGCGGATGGTTCTGGCTCCCCTCCAGAAGTTCAGAATCTAATGAGATACTTAGCTTTAGGAATTCCAATAGAAACTTATCTAACCCTAGCCCCGAAGCAGCTATTCGCTAAAATAAAATCCCCAACTATAGAGACTACATATACGCTACGTCATCAAGAACAAAATAATAATTTAACTTTAATAATAAGTGGTATGACGGGCATTCTAATCTTAACAATCTTATTAGGGTATCTTCTATGGAGTAAGTATAAAAGTAGGATAAGAAACGAGAAAACCTACCAATATTTGGGTCAAATTTTTATAGATCAGAGTAATCAAAAAGTTGAATTTATAGTAAATGAGAATAATAAAACTATATTAATTAGTAACAAACCGCAAGATAATAAATATAATAGATTCATAGAACGGGACATTGGAGGAATAAAAATATTAATTGATAGTAGTGAAATTTTTTGGGGAAATAATAGACTAAAACCTAAAGCAACATCTTTTAACAAGAGTTTTAAATTAAAATTAGTAGATCGCCAAAATCCTAAGCATTGGATTTTATATAAGAAGAAGGAATCCCAAGAGGATTTAGTTATGATAAAGTTTGATAATTATTAG
- a CDS encoding DUF5615 family PIN-like protein: MSKPLLHLDADTSIKALHQALISRGHDVTRTPTDWMPLDASDEAQLLGATAQGRCIFTFNIRDFLILAEYPQHGGIILAAQSSWTLSDLIAALDRLLSETHASEWIGQVRWLNQWRT, from the coding sequence ATGTCTAAACCGCTGTTGCACCTTGATGCCGATACATCTATTAAAGCCCTACATCAAGCCTTAATTTCTCGCGGTCACGATGTCACCCGAACACCAACTGATTGGATGCCTTTAGATGCCAGCGATGAGGCTCAGTTATTAGGGGCTACTGCACAAGGACGGTGTATCTTTACCTTTAACATCCGCGATTTTTTGATTTTAGCCGAATACCCCCAACATGGCGGCATTATCCTGGCGGCTCAAAGCAGTTGGACACTCTCGGATTTAATTGCTGCTCTAGATCGCCTGCTGTCAGAGACACACGCATCTGAGTGGATCGGGCAAGTACGCTGGCTGAACCAGTGGCGAACATAA
- a CDS encoding serine/threonine-protein kinase produces the protein MAIIPGTIINKRYEIIKELGKGGFGTTYLVKDTRRFGSKCALKHLNPDDPVNFVIAKKLFEREAQTLLKLNEPPRHDQIALFFDYFDENQEFYLVQEYIEGHPLIEELPVGKKLDENKVVCFLEDVLKILKFVHGRKVIHRDIKPENLIRRDGDGKLVLIDFGAVAVKTALARSANPTKPTIIGTLGYAPREQLQGKPEFNSDIYALGMTAIQAVTGVYPNKLPTHPCKAEVIWRDKAQVSNGLAKILDKMVQDNHQQRYQSLEEILNELQKLQKTQRLPNPNPKPLIPLWLAFVILGSIVAIAALGVGFIIFKSPAPPLPPQPTSSPSPDNNQSSPTPSPTTSNSEPRSIFLRPESPQPTSSPSPINNRPSPTSSPTTSNSEPRSIFLRPKSSPATSNSVSPSENPTPP, from the coding sequence ATGGCTATAATCCCAGGAACAATCATAAATAAACGTTATGAAATTATTAAAGAGCTAGGAAAAGGGGGGTTTGGTACGACTTACCTAGTTAAAGACACAAGGCGATTTGGCAGTAAGTGTGCTCTTAAACACCTTAATCCTGATGATCCAGTAAATTTCGTAATAGCTAAAAAATTATTTGAGCGTGAGGCGCAAACCCTATTGAAATTAAATGAGCCACCTAGACATGACCAGATTGCCCTGTTCTTCGATTACTTTGATGAGAATCAAGAGTTTTACCTTGTACAAGAGTATATCGAAGGTCATCCCCTTATTGAGGAACTACCAGTTGGAAAAAAGCTTGATGAAAATAAAGTTGTCTGTTTTTTAGAAGATGTATTGAAAATTCTGAAATTCGTTCACGGTAGAAAGGTGATTCACCGTGATATTAAACCTGAGAATCTAATCAGGAGAGACGGGGACGGTAAATTAGTCCTCATTGATTTTGGTGCAGTAGCAGTAAAAACAGCTCTTGCACGTTCAGCGAACCCTACTAAACCGACAATCATTGGTACACTTGGTTATGCTCCTAGAGAGCAACTTCAAGGTAAACCAGAATTTAACAGTGACATTTACGCACTGGGGATGACTGCAATTCAAGCAGTGACAGGAGTGTATCCTAATAAATTACCAACACATCCCTGTAAGGCTGAAGTTATATGGCGAGATAAGGCACAGGTGAGCAATGGACTTGCAAAAATTTTGGACAAGATGGTGCAGGATAACCATCAGCAACGATACCAGTCTCTAGAAGAAATTCTCAATGAATTGCAAAAATTGCAAAAAACTCAGCGCCTACCTAATCCCAATCCAAAACCCTTGATTCCGCTATGGCTGGCATTTGTAATATTAGGTTCTATAGTAGCGATCGCAGCTCTGGGCGTGGGATTTATAATTTTCAAATCTCCGGCTCCTCCCTTACCTCCTCAGCCAACTTCCTCCCCGTCACCAGATAATAATCAGTCGTCTCCAACACCTAGTCCGACGACAAGCAATTCAGAGCCAAGAAGTATCTTCTTACGTCCTGAGTCGCCTCAGCCAACTTCCTCCCCTTCACCAATTAATAATCGACCATCCCCAACATCTAGCCCGACGACAAGCAATTCAGAGCCAAGAAGTATCTTCTTGCGCCCTAAGTCATCTCCAGCAACATCTAACTCAGTGTCTCCGAGTGAAAATCCTACGCCTCCCTGA
- a CDS encoding 4a-hydroxytetrahydrobiopterin dehydratase, which produces MANLTQEKCIACHKDAPRVTEADIAELKPEIPDWNIVEEEGESRLKRTYKFADFQTALAFTNKVGEAAEAEGHHPALLTEWGKVTVRWWTHAISGLHRNDFIMAAKTDRIAPEFTQK; this is translated from the coding sequence ATGGCAAATCTGACACAAGAAAAGTGTATTGCCTGTCATAAGGATGCGCCACGCGTTACTGAGGCGGATATCGCAGAACTGAAACCAGAGATTCCAGATTGGAACATTGTGGAAGAGGAGGGAGAATCGCGGCTTAAGCGCACCTACAAGTTTGCAGATTTTCAGACGGCGCTAGCTTTCACTAATAAAGTCGGCGAAGCAGCGGAAGCGGAAGGGCATCACCCGGCTTTGCTGACGGAGTGGGGTAAGGTGACGGTGAGGTGGTGGACTCACGCGATTTCTGGTTTGCACCGGAACGATTTTATAATGGCGGCAAAGACAGATCGGATTGCCCCGGAATTTACTCAAAAGTAA
- a CDS encoding serine protease, with amino-acid sequence MLSKIEKKIFSVFILNLVLVSCGLEQDTDQKTTVLIRGRNGTGSGVIIHKDNDIYSVLTAKHVVGIQPGKIDDPYQAITHDQVNHPIKNIRKDPKLDLAIIEFDSPGKKYPVAKLTKSLFENKPVHISGWKDCSQKGYEFNTGKILNIVKSKEEAVTYIKNLNKKVQNQENNDIENYKEDDYQEGYNVKYTNPTIRGMSGAPVFDDKSRVIAIHGKPGLDKENSYDFGSCLPLSENLGNNWGISINKFLSSSLRQSMKLEVED; translated from the coding sequence ATGCTAAGCAAAATAGAAAAAAAAATATTTTCTGTTTTTATTTTAAATTTAGTTTTAGTAAGTTGTGGGCTAGAGCAGGATACAGATCAAAAGACAACTGTTCTTATTCGTGGAAGAAATGGGACTGGCTCTGGGGTAATCATTCACAAAGATAATGATATCTATTCTGTCCTGACTGCTAAGCATGTTGTGGGTATCCAACCCGGAAAAATAGATGATCCATACCAGGCTATAACCCATGATCAGGTAAATCATCCAATTAAAAATATACGAAAAGACCCAAAGCTAGATTTAGCAATTATAGAGTTTGATAGTCCGGGTAAAAAGTATCCGGTTGCTAAATTGACAAAAAGTTTATTTGAAAATAAACCTGTTCATATTTCTGGATGGAAAGATTGTTCACAAAAGGGTTACGAATTTAACACGGGAAAAATATTAAATATAGTTAAGTCAAAAGAGGAGGCAGTTACATATATTAAGAATCTTAATAAAAAAGTGCAAAACCAAGAGAACAATGATATAGAAAATTATAAAGAAGACGATTATCAAGAAGGTTATAACGTTAAATATACGAATCCAACTATTAGAGGTATGAGTGGCGCTCCCGTGTTTGACGACAAGAGCCGAGTTATAGCTATTCATGGTAAGCCAGGACTAGACAAAGAAAATAGCTATGACTTTGGCTCTTGTCTACCTCTGAGTGAGAATTTAGGCAATAATTGGGGTATTTCTATTAACAAATTTTTGAGTTCAAGTCTACGCCAAAGTATGAAGTTAGAAGTAGAAGATTAA
- a CDS encoding type II toxin-antitoxin system PemK/MazF family toxin — MPASNLTYRRGQIRWVTLAPTVGAEAQKTRACLIVQNDIMNQYGLLTIVMPFRPGKKEAPYVVNVKATPSNGLDQDRFIDVGQIRAVDHRRVLGLVGVLEEEYWEQIRFSLNVVLGFAI; from the coding sequence ATGCCAGCGAGTAACTTAACTTATCGGCGGGGACAAATCCGTTGGGTGACGCTCGCTCCGACAGTAGGGGCTGAGGCGCAAAAAACCCGCGCTTGCTTGATTGTGCAAAATGACATTATGAACCAATATGGGCTTCTGACAATTGTGATGCCGTTTCGACCGGGAAAGAAAGAAGCCCCCTACGTTGTAAATGTCAAAGCAACACCCTCCAATGGATTAGACCAAGACCGTTTTATTGATGTCGGGCAAATTCGTGCTGTCGATCATCGTCGCGTTTTGGGTTTGGTGGGTGTGCTAGAGGAAGAATACTGGGAACAGATTCGCTTTAGCTTAAATGTGGTTTTGGGGTTTGCGATCTAA
- a CDS encoding DRTGG domain-containing protein has product MPKAAKYLLIGSTEAYSGKSATILGIAHQLKEKGLDIAYGKPLGTCLSESQTDAMEEDVRLLAQVLKLPENRIRPTLLSLDEETIQRRLSGEDQTDYRQSLEQYRRVPSAPMVLLEGPGTLEEGSLFDLSLGQVAEAVDAAVLLVARFHSVLLVDALLSAKKRLGDRLMGVLINDIPPANLEAAETLVRPFLERQGIPVLGMLPRSELLRSVSVRELVSQLKAEVLCRPDRLDLMVQSLTIGAMNVNSALKYFRKGTNMAVVTGGDRTDIQLAALETSTQCLILTGQLPPQHFILSRAEDLEIPILSVDLDTLTTVGIIDRAFGQVRLHEPIKVECVRQMMAENFDIERLMATLGLEPAVTVQ; this is encoded by the coding sequence GTGCCAAAAGCGGCTAAATATTTGCTTATCGGGTCAACAGAAGCTTACAGCGGCAAGTCAGCGACGATCCTGGGGATTGCCCATCAGCTGAAAGAAAAAGGGCTAGATATCGCCTACGGGAAACCGTTGGGCACGTGTTTAAGTGAATCGCAAACAGATGCGATGGAAGAGGATGTCCGGCTACTGGCTCAGGTATTGAAATTACCAGAAAACCGAATTCGACCGACTCTGCTGTCTCTAGATGAAGAGACGATTCAACGACGCTTATCTGGGGAAGACCAGACGGATTACCGTCAGTCTCTGGAGCAGTATCGGCGGGTGCCTAGTGCCCCGATGGTGTTGTTAGAAGGGCCAGGAACCTTGGAAGAAGGCAGCTTGTTTGACTTGTCACTGGGACAAGTTGCTGAGGCGGTTGATGCGGCAGTTTTACTGGTGGCGCGTTTTCACTCGGTTCTGTTGGTGGACGCGCTGTTGTCAGCCAAAAAGCGGCTGGGCGATCGCTTAATGGGTGTTTTGATCAACGATATTCCTCCCGCGAATCTGGAAGCCGCCGAGACGCTGGTGCGACCGTTTCTAGAGCGACAAGGGATTCCTGTGTTGGGAATGCTGCCGAGAAGCGAGTTGCTGCGGAGTGTCAGCGTTCGGGAATTGGTCAGCCAATTGAAGGCAGAAGTTCTGTGCCGTCCAGATCGGTTGGATTTAATGGTACAAAGCTTGACAATTGGCGCAATGAATGTCAACTCTGCGCTGAAGTATTTCCGCAAGGGAACGAATATGGCAGTGGTGACGGGAGGCGATCGCACGGATATCCAGCTAGCCGCCTTGGAAACTTCCACCCAGTGCCTGATCTTGACTGGGCAATTGCCGCCACAACACTTTATCCTCAGCCGCGCTGAAGATTTAGAGATCCCGATTTTGTCGGTTGACTTGGATACGCTGACGACTGTAGGAATTATTGACCGTGCCTTTGGTCAAGTGCGGCTACACGAACCGATTAAGGTCGAGTGCGTTCGCCAGATGATGGCTGAAAACTTCGATATTGAGCGGTTAATGGCGACTTTGGGTTTAGAACCAGCGGTTACGGTGCAGTAA